The genomic region CCCATCACCATACCTGTCCGCATAATTGTTGATGGCGAAGTTAGAATCCCTTCGAATTTCTAGtttattccaaataatattGTCAGGTTTTCGATATCTGTTTTCTATGGTTTTAACTTGaaagtttttaaatgattcCACCGTATCCTCAGAAGATGTAGACCGGCTGCTTCGGGAAGAGAGATCTGTTTTGGCTCTTGGTAAAAGGAAGGTTGTCTCCAATACTGGCAAAGGGGCCGGCTTTGTTTTAGGCGGTAAGGGGGCCATGTCATATTTCCTTCTTATCATCTTTCTGCGTTTACTCGGCGACCGTGTATGGTGTCTTCGTTCACTATCACTTGATGTTGTTTCCTCAGGTTTTCTTTGAAAAGCTTTCTTTTGTGGTTTTGTCTGTTTCTTCTTGTCAATAGTCTGTAAGTCTTTGTTTGTCTCGTAAAAGTTCAACAAATCTATTGATATCAGTTTTCTGGAATTTTCAGTACTTTTACTACACTTCATGTTTATGTCCTTTCCAGATTTTCCACCAGTGTAATTTGCCCCAGAGTTAGTTTTACCAGAGTGTTCATTAAAACCTGCATAACTAGAACCTTTTCTCGAACTCTTAACCCTGTTAGCATTACAATCTTTATCTCGGGACTTCGGTGATTTTGCTTTTCTTTGGCGAGTTGTGGTTGGTACTTTGCTTCTACTTGCTTTTTGGCTGTCTTTACTTTCTATTTCAATTACACTTTTAGTGTCACGACCAGGTGTTCTAGACATCGTTCTGAATGACTCATGTGAAGCTTCCGCAATAGAGTCAAGGCCGGGCTTTAGACTAGCAGCTGACCTCTTAACAGTTGTGTACTCAGCAGTTGAAACATGTCCACCGGGGtcatttaactgtttaaattcTAACTCTCCATCAGTGTAATCTTTCTCAAAACCACCTTTGTCGTAACTGACATCGTTGTCGCTTGAATCAATGTCAAGTTCGGCGTGTGAATCAGCACTAGAACCTACAACTTTAATTTGACTTTCGATTTCTTCTTCCTCGCTTTCTTCCGTTGTTGATTCAACTGGTATCGCGATGGTATTTTCTATTCTACTTCCACTAATTGTAGAGTGCCCATGTTCTCTGTTATTGCCAAAGCCGTCGTAGGTAACGTCATTCTTTGAACTACGCCTATATGTGTCACTAGTATCATTTATATCGGTATTTGCACTTCTATTCTGAGTTTGGCCAACATTTTCCAGTTTTTCGGAAAAGGCATACCATTCTGGCTCATGTTTCTGGTCTCGTTCCAAGTCATTATTTGGTTTACTTTCACCGTTCATATCTACATGATAATTATCCCCATGCTCATGAGAATCGTTAAGACTGGAATAGGAATTACTGGTCGGAATTTTACCCACAACATGAGCTCTGCCATAAGATTTATcctcattattttcaaattcaggATTCTCATTATGAATTGTACATTTTACAGAGATATCACTGGAATCTTTCCTATGTGTTTCGACAACAACTTCACTATTGTCGTAAAACTCGTCGTCAACGAATTCCGTTCGTTCATGCTCACCATTCACCGTTCTAGGGTCATCATTGCCTCTATTCTCTATATCATCACCTTCTTTTGTAGTTTCACATTCGTTTTCCTCATCTTCGATACTTTGCGTATTCGAATATGTATCACTATCCTCCGCATCAGCTGCTTTTAGAATTGAATCAAGCACAAGATGATCCATCTCTGTTTTATCTTCATCAAAACTGTTTTGCAACAACACAATAAGTTTGTCATTGCTACGTGCCGGTAGACTTTTTGAACGATGGCATTTCTTAAAACCAGGATCTTTGTCGCTTTCGTGACTGTCAGATGTTGGTCTCATGTTTGCGCGATggtaatttttatttatgttaatgatTTCGTGTGGCGATGGCGTGCATTTTGGTAAACCACATTTGCAATAATCATTCAATCTCTTTTCAGTTCTATCATGTTCACCAAAGTGAATGTCACGAATGTCTATCTCTAGGTATCCAACTACAACATCATTTGAACACTTTGCAGCTTGAACTGAATTGTCAATTGTCCCCTCTGCTATGGACACTGAATTCCGTCTTGATTCAAATATTCTATCAACAAGGGACGCATCTGACTGTCGCCGCCTTCTTCTTGGTGTAAAGGATACCCTTTTCACTGAATCTTTCGGTATTGGGTCGGTGAAGCCATGCTTCGCATAAGCCTTGACGGTAGATGTCGTTTCTATGGCACGGTGAAAAGATTCTAGCAAGTCAATCTGGGCACGCTTTTCTTCCTCTATAGATCCAAGGAGATCGGACACAAGTGTGAATAGTTTGTCCTTTAAGAAATGTCGCTTCACAACAGACTTAAACGTGCGTGtctaaaaatgaataataaaaaacataacaaagttTCGTAAATTAAGCAACCATTTActtaatatcaataattatttcctttttttattaatgatactAAAATAATAAGAGATCGATtaatagaaataatgtttttggtatttgtatCGGTTGTCTAAATAATCCGAACTGATATAACGTGGAGACATCAATTCCGTTTGTTCAGAACgagtatttcattaaatttaaattaaatataggCATCTTAACTTAAGCGAAATCATAATAACTTGGCTTTAAACGGGTGCATTTAACTAAATCATACTAAATCCTTACTCAAACATTGCACTccgtttaaaaaatatttgtttttgatccTTGTGCGAACCTAAGTGCCTTAAAAGATTGcgagtaaataatattttggaaGTTAATTCAATGTATTTCCACAACCAAACTAGAATGTAACAAATCTTCAATCAAACGTGAATCAAAACGATATTGCAATATTATTCAATCGAAgtaaatgtatcaataaacCGACCTCGCAAAGACTTTCTGGTCCAAAGTTTTCAACAAAAgagacatttaaaataattgaaatataactaCAACAACGAAAGGTTATTATTCAGCCTTTCGGTGACAAGTACAATACTTTGGtggcattaaaacacaattcagAACTTGTAACAACCGCCCGGTCTTATTAATAAAGTCGAGTGAATACCCCGGGGGTCGCAGAAAagatctttattatttataagcAACCTGTGCTTGTCAATATAAGTGAACACATCTTAATTAATATTGAGATGgaaaaagaatttaaaattgatataaaatcacATTATGACGCAAGATATTCTGGAAGCTTTCGCAAGTTTACATTTCCTTGGTAAATATTAAAGTTGTAATTAAAACTAAACCGTTCACAtttaaacctgcactctcatagattgacctttttgtcaactgttttattttgtctttaatATAATAACCAAATGTTCGTAATGTTATTgcaaccagtgataaaagactgcttacaaaatatcatatcgcaacttttcatatttacgttcgaaattTGATAcgcaaaaaacacatttttcttaaacgtaAGTAgcgcttttagccattaaacttCAATTTTCTAAAGTAATTGTTAAGAACTTctatctgatattatgtcaccAGGCcaaaatttctcgaaacttttaagcttaacaggcttaagtagcttatttcaataagccaaaatacatacttgaattgatttttgataaatggaaaatggttaattgtgattatcataatgataatccctatctaaagtataaaaactcttaaagaagctAATTTCATGCTATTTATTGAacaccaaaaatagtgagcttagcttaatcctgttataagggacttaagaagtttcgagaaatcggggcctgtGTTTTagactggtttccagatatttacgccgAAAATTGGaccattccaagacaaaaaataaaacaattgttaaaatggtcaatcagtgagagtgGAGCTTTAAAGGGAATcgttcacatttttttcaaattacagttttgttttgttttaatttgagcAAAATTACGCTGTTTTGTcgaaaagcgttagtaacgatATTAAAATTTGATCATCTAAGGCTCGGATTGAAAAACTTATGTTTAATTAACAGTCTGTCAGTAAagtgttggtgtttattcataaattaagaaaaatagcTCAATCTAAACACAATGTACAAAGAATCGTTGCCAACATACAATTTTTGAGTGAATCCATTAAAGCCATTCCTAAGGCGGACAGGAACAACTTTCAACTTGAAATACTTAGTTAAATATcattcttttttgtattaatatccaagaaacacacacacacacaagaaaTGTCCACTAGTCCCACGCCTTAAGGTTTTATTAAAAGACACGATGTAAATGACGCTTCACAACAGACTTAACCGTGCGTGTCTGAAAATGAATCTaaccaaaatatttgaaagtttcaTACATTAAGCAACCATTTACTTAATATCAATAagtatttcctttttattaacgacagtaaaataatattatatttcatgatCACTCTCATAAGAGATCGATTAACAGAGACATAAACTCCTTTTGTTCAGAACgagtatttcattaaatttaaagtaaatatatgcATCTTAACTTAAGCGAAATCATAATCACTTGGCTTAAAACGGGTGCATTTAACTAAATCATACTTAATCCTTACTCAAACACTACACGACGCTGAAAACATATTCGTTTTTGATCCTCGGCGAACTTGAGTGCCTTAAAAGATTGCGagcaaaaaatgttttcgaagttaattcaatatatttttacaatcaaACTAGAATGTAACAAATCTTTAATCAAACGTGAATCAAAACGATATTGCAATATTATTCAATCGAAgtaaatgtatcaataaacCGACATTGCAAAGACTTTCTGGTCCAAAGTTTTCAACAAAAgagacatttaaaaatattgaaatatcaataCAACAACGAATGGCTATTATTCAGCCTTTCTGTGACAAGTACAATACTTTGGtggcattaaaacacaattcagAACTTCTAACAACCGATCGGTCTTATTAATAGTCGAGTGAATACCCCGGGGGTCGCAGAAAagatctttattatttattagcaACCCGCGCTTGTCAATACAAGTGTACACGTCTTAATTAATATTGAGAAGGAAAAAGGATTTAATACAAGTTTAAAACCACATTTGACGCCAGATATTCCGGAAGCCATcacaatttaacattttcttagtaaatataaaaaaaatgaaattacaactaaaaactttgaaattcatattcaaacatttaaacaacttttttttcaaatttgagaGAAACTACtcaattttgccaaaaaatcgttagtaacgatattaatatttgatcattttagGCTCAGATTACAAACATATGTTTCAATTAGAATCTGCCAATTAATTGTCAGTGTTTGCTCATAAATGTTactcaaattcaacaaattttacaaacCAATTAGACTATTTAAGCCTCTTCCAAGACGGATAGGAACAGCTTCCAACTTGAAATTCTTAGTTAAATATCATCCTTTTTACTTCAATATCCCAGAGAAACACACCCACAAGAAACGttcaaaagttttattaaaagaCGCAATGTAAACACTTTAAACATACCAGTGATGTGCCttttcttaaatatcaaaaGTAATATCTTATAGAGCACCGTTTATCCTTCAAATACAGAGCAATAATGGAGTCGAAATGTGGtatttatgtattgattatCAATCTTTTAAAGGTCTATATTAATACTTGAATGTCGGTTTACTCAGCCACACATAGTTCAAACAAGGTTTCACATCCTTAGTTCAAATTCTCCAATATCGTTATTGGATTCAACAAATAATTGCTAGCCGACTTTTATTTGATCTATAGGGTTGTATTTCAAATAAGTATCAACGTATGACGGGCTGACATATATGTTTGTTGCTATAAATTATCAATAGGGAACGATGACTATTTATTTGTACACCCAAGTTCGACATTCTCGTTCATCAGAGCGGGTTCGACAATGATAAATAGATAAGCATCCTCGTTCTGGTTtacgaaaatgaatttcaacTGATTCTTAtgagtttttatataaaacaccaAAATGTGAACagttatgttgtttttcttgtctTGCATTTTATATGTCAATATAGATagatttgtgtatgaaaatgtacatacatatttaGAACTAAGAGTTCTTATGTTCTAAATATAGGTAAgagtttaataaataattccTTCGTGAACAAGTAGCCTATGGGAGCGGAGTTATCGCactttaaaaaatcataaaactaatcaatttaaaaatctagcacccctgattggctgaaaaTTTAGGGCAAACACCAAGGAGGGGTAGGGCCAGGGGCGGATCGAGAATTTGACGTTAGATGGGGCGTAACTTAGGTGCGTTACCATTTGACTTGCGTCCCTTCCTCTGAACCAAAATTTaattggtttaaagtgtttgcagTGGGGTTTGGGGGTAATACCCTAagattatttataatttatagcCCGAAATGGTTAAGTAAAGTAAAGTTAAGTTGTCTTCacaatcaaaaataatattttgatatattaactAGATATCTAGACATCGTATGTTATATATCAATGTAATCTTAATATCAATCTGAGGGTTCGAATATACGATTATGCGTTTATTTATGATCCCCATTTTTGCGCTTAAGCTTTAAACGTGTGTGTTGCATGTCTTTAGTGcatgtgttaaaattgtttgatCATTGTACAAGACTCGAAGAttcatttgataatatattttttgactCTTGGCAAGTGCAATTTctgcactcaaaatctgacaactgacatttcattcaaaaaatatGTGCCATATTTTTAATTggcaaattatattaaaatacaaaaatctaATATTAATAGAAAATTGAATAGCCGCGTTGTATCGAACCTGTCATTTATTAACGATTATATATCTACATATGACTTGAAGTACTGCTCTGTGGCCATTTTTCTGCAAGACTGAACAATATTGAGGTTGTGACAAGGtccaatgtttattttaaagctgcaccgttttgaccacttttttgtcatggaatgaGCTAATTTCTTCAATTATGTGGGAATGCAGCTCGGACTGTAAGTTGAACCGTTTTTATCATAAGTGCTATGCTctttttgttaagaaaaaacacacacacacacacaataatTTTTTAAAGTTGATGTGATAGGTTCGGCAAGGAGTAACGTAGATTATATAGAACTCCGAAGGGACGCAACGCTTATAAAATTCCTATGTAAGCTCTAGGCCTCAAAGATTTTCTGTGACTTTATACGTCGGCCAAGGAGCTCTGTGCGTCGAGAGCTAAATTAGTGCTTTGCGGGCTTCTTATATTGGCGCATCATGACTAGGTGACGAACTTTTCGTAAAGTTCAAAACGTTGGTGGTTCTTCCCGATTAATACGAATACGTACCTCACTTCAAAATTAGATAAGATGTCGCCACATTATATCTCCGATATTAGTTACGTTTCACAAGTTTGTAGGATTAAGGACTGACCATGGTAAAAATGTTGACAGTGAGGGCACGCTGTCGTATACGAATACTACGTTCATTTGATTTGTGTCCATATTTTTCTACGTTACGCTTCATACGTGCTGTTATATGCAACGAACACGCGTTAACATGAGCGTGGAAAAGCGGCCTTACGCGTTTATTTCAAATCGGCTGAAAACTGTTTAAGTAGTAATGAAGTTGAAAACGTAtttacaaaaagtgaaaaaaataccaaattcGGACAGCCATTAAACTTTTACAGACCTATGTATACACATATCGATAAACAATGACGAGCGGCAACGCAGTGGTGTAGACATTTCCTGCTTTTACACATATCGATAAACAATGACGAGCGGCAACGCAGTGGTGTAGACATTTCCTGCTTTTACTTTCACTTTGGATACTCGCAATTTCAGAACTAATGCCATTTGGAATATCTCGGCCatttttccatcgaaaacaacctcggatgtatgccggtacagaCGTAGTTCGTAAAcaattcaataatgttttaattaagttaAGTGTTTAATGTGTATGTCGTAAATCTAAGTTTaagtgtttaaatgcattaataattaaGACTCACAAGAGTAacgtaattaaattaaactgtttaattgAACTCAGTACGCGATCTACATGTAGTGTAGTTAAATGCtaatatttctgacattgtaaaccgtccatgcATAACCAGGGTTGTCTTTGATTGAAAacggccgaggagttccgaatgaactACTGCGTACAAGTATCGGTTAAATCGGCTATTGGCTTATTTATCGTATAGCTACGGAGTTAACCGATCGCGATCGTTAGATTCTGTAAACAAAGGAAATCTGGCATTGGATAGACctcagccattttccatcgaaacaCCCTCAAATGTATATGAACGGTTTGCAATGTCAGAAAGCTACGTTGAAAGAAGACCGCCTAGAAGTTTCAGTTTAGCAGTCAAACATAaagactttactcttgggaatcttaaattatttattcaataagtcacttcactggcaatcagttCCAACTTAGATATACAAAGTACACTTCAATGaatttatactattatttaaaagtttacgAATACTTCTACTAATGTTCCGGCATACATCTGacgttgttttcgatggaaatggccgaggatttCTGACTGCCCCGTTAATTGTTGTGCtgagcaaaataagaagaaaaaaagtgtGATTTTAAACACTGTCTAGTGTCTACAGGCAACACCGTTGCGTACATTATTATAAACGAaccaaaatatacatgtaaactgaTAATCGTCTCAGGGATCATTTAATCGATTAAAGGCAACCTTAATCGTACATGATCTACATTAATCGCCAAAGGTAAACCTccattaaatatgcaaaatgttaatttcatacATTCAACTAACCTGTGGTGTAGATGGTGCTTGCTTCGTCTGTCCCTCTTGGCCTGCAGTTACGTGACCAAGATCACCACGTGATTTAGAGGGATTTACATACCGCTGTTCAAGTTTACTGTCACCTGGATGATCGTATCCTTTCTTCGATGTGGACGGTGTCTCAACTTTCAATCCAAATTGGTTTATAGTCAAATGACCGTTCATCTTCAGTGATGTGGACAATGTGTCTGTCCTCCGTTCAAATTGGTTAACAGTCACGTGACCGTACTCTGTATTTGATATGGACTGTCTTTCTAGCTTCTGTCCAACTTGATTAGTAGTCACATGACCATCCATCTTCTGTGATGTAGGCGGTTTGTCTACCTTCAGTCGAAACTGGTTTGCAGTCACATGACTGATCTCATTCTGTGATGTAGACGATCTCAATCCCTTACGTTCATCGGCAACTGTCCTCGTCTCTTCATCGTAAGGCATGTCCATTGTTTGGTTACATTAGCAACACGATATTTCCACCGTCAACATCATGCCTTGTCGAATTCATGAAAACAGAATATAATCCCAATATCacgttttaaactttaaatatcatttccaaattttcagttatttttcCCAACACAGTTATGAAATAGTATATAGAGGTATTTCAGTTTGCTTTGGTACTAATTCCACACCgatttgtaaaaacatattattttccaTATTCAAAAATGTTTCTATTGCTTAAAGTGTGTTTCGTAGCAAGTCAATTGTCTCCAACCTTTGATGTGCCCATCTTCAAACCCTCCATTAGCAGGCTCGTCCCATGGGCTCAAAAGGCTTATGGCTTTATGTTACCATATACATCCGGAACCCGGCTTCACGctggaaatatcaatttcacattgtcatgaatgatttatgatttattaatgAATCACGAGATATTGCTGTgagtttaatatttaatcaatttgttattattaataataaccATGATCATAGCTTGAATGAGAAATAAAACTCTTGTATGGTTATGGTTTGTGATAACAGTATCAAATGGcttgtaataattaattaaactcCATAAAAAGGAAATCACATATCACTACACAGATTATTTCCAAATTccattatatcaaatatacaaaatatttatatacagttgaaccccgttggctcgaaattgcttggctcgaattcctcgttgaaTTGAaatggatgtaaaggaccgatttctatatactgaaggtaagcattccctcTTGGCTCGAATATTTCgagactcgaggtattttcTCTGTTCCCAGGGGATTCGAGTcaacgagttttgactgtatttagGTATTTatgaccaaaaaaatatttgcaaatatataaaataaataaatacttttgtttcTGTTGTCAAATGAATCCTATATCACCATACACATTATTTCCTAGAAAAATGCAAaggtatatataaatatagttattCTTGTCATAAATACCTAATGTTTTGTATTCCAAACTCCTGTTTAAATCCCTTAAAACTGAAAGCTATTCTCCGTCTAATACATAATTGAATTTCAAGTGAAATGATGCATTTACCTCGCTATTATATATGCATCACAACAACCAACAACAAAGCAATGTATCCAACAACAgcgtttcataaataaaatcgAACAGGCAATAAGGGAAAGATATTATGAATCGTTCATGGTTGACATTTGTATTGAATTTCAACCAGAGTCAAAGATGTGCAGGTATTGATTGATTTAGTGTCTTTCACCACGTTCGCTGCCAGACAAGGGAAAAGTCCGACTAGGAACAATGAAGATGGCGGAAGTGACGCGTTGTATTTGTGGGCTTAAACTACTTGTAATGTGTGAAAAGAAAGCACTTTTATAAGGTGGATtctgtaaggattgaaaagacTTCCTTTAATCGAAAGCTGTTTTGACGTCTTTTCAAATACTGACAATTGAAACACTGCTGCAGCTTTGAGATTTTCTGCTTAAAATAGCTTCATCACTGTCAAGTGCTTGTAATGCGCGAGAAAAGGCACTTTGATGAGGTTGCTTCtgttcaatattcttttcaAATACGTTTAACACTCGCTAGGTCGAAGTCGTTGGAAATCACCGAAAAACAGAACATGTCTTACTTAACCCAAAATATTCGAACATGTTCGACATAACCGAATATCGAGAAAACAGAGTTCGAAATAGAGAGTTTCGACTATACGTACAAATGAAGCGTTGAGATTTGGAACTGTAAAAAGCTTAAGCTTTTTATGTAAACTAATATTCACAACCAATGCTATAGAATATTGACGAGTTTATTACATCaacatgcaaaatataaaatagaacTGTATACGTTTAACTTTGTCATGTAGAAACACCGTAGATAACCAGTCAAAAGTTCGTATCGtccttcttttttctttaaggGACTAGACCCCAGATGATTCATTTGCAaggcaaaaacaaaaatgtaaaaaaacttacataaaatatttatttttgtgtacaaTGCATGGAATCTTACTTACAGATATACCACATGACTTTTTGCAAATTCAGCCTTCGTAGTTTTTACGTatttatcaaattgaaaaagTACTGGGTATATCTaaccagtaagtttaaaaataagttgttttattcataGACACTCATCACATGACTTGCTCATGTTAAATAACACACAACATGGCCTGCCAAAAGGAAGGATAGGCAAGGAATAGGAAAAACTGATGCGAAACAACGTAGACACAGAGCCCGACAGGTAAACACTAGTGATGAAATTGATCGATGGAAACCTCTCGGAAAGAAATTTTTAACCACGG from Mya arenaria isolate MELC-2E11 chromosome 3, ASM2691426v1 harbors:
- the LOC128228979 gene encoding cylicin-1-like: MRPTSDSHESDKDPGFKKCHRSKSLPARSNDKLIVLLQNSFDEDKTEMDHLVLDSILKAADAEDSDTYSNTQSIEDEENECETTKEGDDIENRGNDDPRTVNGEHERTEFVDDEFYDNSEVVVETHRKDSSDISVKCTIHNENPEFENNEDKSYGRAHVVGKIPTSNSYSSLNDSHEHGDNYHVDMNGESKPNNDLERDQKHEPEWYAFSEKLENVGQTQNRSANTDINDTSDTYRRSSKNDVTYDGFGNNREHGHSTISGSRIENTIAIPVESTTEESEEEEIESQIKVVGSSADSHAELDIDSSDNDVSYDKGGFEKDYTDGELEFKQLNDPGGHVSTAEYTTVKRSAASLKPGLDSIAEASHESFRTMSRTPGRDTKSVIEIESKDSQKASRSKVPTTTRQRKAKSPKSRDKDCNANRVKSSRKGSSYAGFNEHSGKTNSGANYTGGKSGKDINMKCSKSTENSRKLISIDLLNFYETNKDLQTIDKKKQTKPQKKAFQRKPEETTSSDSERRHHTRSPSKRRKMIRRKYDMAPLPPKTKPAPLPVLETTFLLPRAKTDLSSRSSRSTSSEDTVESFKNFQVKTIENRYRKPDNIIWNKLEIRRDSNFAINNYADRYGDGHEVVVNGGNGKTLYENGFRVPLRDAIKRVKSAKTVPEYRDVPDRTPRPDRVCRIYIDLQQDRRLAGPMEYRKLDVTPRNEQEHGW